A window of the Cystobacter fuscus genome harbors these coding sequences:
- a CDS encoding serine/threonine-protein kinase, translating to MADSRNCETCGGTVPVDTDICPRDGTVLLDFSTAPRLADPGSTRETSPGKNVHVMEDVSAQDTLVGLKVGEYELGQRIGVGGMGLVYDGIQPLIGKRVAVKVLRPELAAAEEQVARLLAEARAVNAIRHRGIVDIFGFGQVPDGRQYIIMEYLEGVALDAHLAERGRIPVPEVLDILDEVLSALGAAHGAGVVHRDLKPSNVFLVKQPDGSRYVKLLDFGLAKMGLPAGRTAQTRTDMVVGTPEYMAPEQARGQPVGPMTDLYALGVVAFEMITGRLPFTGTSPVDLLMKHVDARPPKPSEFLPGLPPALDAFILQMLTKDPEARPGSAEQLRRQLQRLRDSIQAPVEAPAPPPAPSAPVRQSKPTVVESQLPALPEPPPLDAQEPLPTLEPLKTTPSVEIPREAGSSRRWLLPLGLGALGLGIVGGAVLVLRERPSPPAPPVVVTAPSRAQPKPPPQVATAQVPPAQAPATAPDTGPSTEAQTPTPTGEATTPVPAVAHADDAQGSTQKGRVVAAAAQAPTQFMLQGRIRKFYRDVESREAKGQKLSPAIRSTLETIRRKADGAASAEERRQVATELDTWEKLFLPRR from the coding sequence ATGGCTGACTCCCGTAACTGCGAAACCTGCGGCGGCACCGTGCCCGTGGACACGGACATCTGTCCGCGCGACGGCACCGTCCTGCTCGATTTCTCGACGGCGCCGCGCCTGGCCGACCCTGGTAGCACCCGGGAGACTTCACCCGGCAAGAACGTGCACGTCATGGAAGACGTCTCCGCTCAAGACACCCTCGTCGGATTGAAGGTCGGTGAGTACGAGCTCGGCCAGCGCATTGGCGTTGGCGGCATGGGGCTCGTGTACGACGGCATCCAGCCGCTCATCGGCAAACGCGTGGCGGTCAAGGTGCTGCGCCCCGAGCTCGCCGCCGCCGAGGAGCAGGTGGCGCGCCTGCTCGCCGAGGCCCGCGCCGTCAACGCCATCCGCCACCGCGGCATCGTCGACATCTTCGGCTTCGGCCAGGTGCCCGACGGCCGCCAGTACATCATCATGGAGTACCTCGAGGGCGTGGCGCTCGACGCCCACCTCGCCGAGCGCGGTCGCATCCCCGTGCCCGAGGTGCTCGACATCCTCGACGAGGTGCTCAGCGCGCTCGGAGCCGCGCACGGCGCGGGCGTCGTCCACCGCGACCTCAAGCCGAGCAACGTCTTCCTCGTGAAGCAGCCGGATGGCTCGCGCTACGTGAAGCTGCTCGACTTCGGCCTCGCGAAGATGGGCCTGCCCGCCGGGCGCACCGCCCAGACGCGCACCGACATGGTCGTGGGCACCCCGGAGTACATGGCCCCCGAGCAGGCCCGCGGCCAGCCCGTGGGCCCCATGACGGACCTCTACGCGCTGGGCGTGGTGGCCTTCGAGATGATCACCGGCCGGCTGCCCTTCACGGGCACCTCTCCGGTGGACCTGCTGATGAAGCACGTGGACGCGCGGCCGCCCAAGCCCTCCGAGTTCCTCCCCGGGCTGCCCCCCGCGCTCGATGCCTTCATCCTGCAGATGCTCACCAAGGATCCCGAGGCCCGCCCCGGCTCCGCCGAGCAGCTGCGCCGCCAGCTCCAGCGGCTGCGCGACAGCATCCAGGCGCCCGTCGAGGCCCCCGCTCCTCCTCCCGCGCCCTCCGCGCCCGTGCGCCAGTCCAAGCCCACGGTCGTCGAGTCCCAGCTACCCGCGCTCCCGGAGCCCCCGCCCCTCGATGCGCAAGAGCCGCTGCCCACGCTCGAGCCGTTGAAGACGACGCCCTCCGTCGAGATACCGCGCGAGGCAGGCTCCTCGCGGCGCTGGCTGTTGCCCCTGGGCCTGGGTGCGCTCGGCCTGGGCATCGTGGGAGGTGCCGTGCTCGTCCTGCGCGAGCGTCCGTCGCCGCCCGCGCCCCCCGTCGTCGTCACGGCCCCGTCCCGCGCACAGCCCAAGCCTCCGCCCCAGGTGGCGACGGCCCAGGTGCCTCCGGCGCAGGCTCCGGCCACGGCTCCCGACACGGGCCCGTCCACCGAGGCCCAGACGCCGACTCCCACCGGAGAGGCCACCACCCCGGTGCCCGCGGTCGCCCACGCCGACGACGCGCAAGGCTCGACGCAGAAGGGCCGGGTCGTGGCCGCCGCCGCCCAGGCGCCCACCCAGTTCATGCTGCAGGGCCGCATCCGCAAGTTCTATCGCGACGTCGAATCGCGGGAGGCCAAGGGCCAGAAGCTCAGCCCCGCCATCCGCTCCACCCTGGAGACGATCCGCAGGAAGGCGGACGGGGCGGCGAGCGCGGAGGAGCGCCGCCAGGTGGCCACCGAGCTGGATACCTGGGAGAAGCTCTTCCTGCCCCGCCGATGA
- a CDS encoding PE-PGRS family protein encodes MRDNKSLWMLGVGAALAAAWGCFDFNGAFKACVERGDCPVEPGTCDPSYRDVPDDKFADANCDGIDGTASEAIFVDATTGDDERLNVGEKMTPFRTLGAALAQAVQSGKSIYLARGDYTEQSIQLDKPISIYGGYSGTEGNWARGPQYTTRITVGGIGLTVMNLGEDAGVTLDRLTVQATTLPGTAGAPCIGVRVMDSGGVRLRNLAVTAGAGSPGVSASDTPPAADGGAGFPGNNGATGGAGGQPGPSDCNPPGFGRGGNGETNESRSAPGQAGAPGVDGGTAGEYGCGGGSVCGLGLPGGPGQNGLNGDAGTPGIEGDGVGFVTQGLWSASVGEVGRPGTAGTLGGGGGGGAAALSGVPLNGGGGGGGGGGGCGGQGGQGGQGGGASIALLLINGQVSVEHCALRTAGGGKGGVGAQGAEGGAGGPGGLNGTGETLGGGRAGDGGKGGEGGKGGRGGNGGSGGGGPSVGVWCQDSSVSAQDTTFILGDGGVPGAPSGNPGVRKDYHQCPGLP; translated from the coding sequence GACAACAAGAGCTTGTGGATGCTGGGCGTCGGGGCGGCGCTGGCGGCGGCCTGGGGCTGCTTCGACTTCAACGGTGCCTTCAAGGCATGTGTGGAGCGGGGCGACTGTCCGGTGGAACCCGGCACGTGTGACCCGAGCTATCGGGACGTGCCGGACGACAAGTTCGCGGATGCCAACTGCGATGGCATCGACGGCACGGCGAGTGAGGCCATCTTCGTCGACGCGACCACGGGGGATGACGAGCGCCTCAACGTGGGCGAGAAGATGACTCCGTTCCGCACGCTCGGGGCGGCGCTGGCCCAGGCCGTCCAGTCCGGCAAGTCCATCTACCTGGCCCGGGGGGACTACACCGAGCAGAGCATCCAGTTGGACAAGCCCATCTCCATCTACGGCGGCTACTCGGGCACGGAAGGCAACTGGGCGCGTGGTCCGCAGTACACCACGCGCATCACCGTGGGTGGCATTGGCCTGACGGTGATGAACCTGGGCGAGGACGCGGGCGTCACCCTGGACCGACTCACCGTGCAAGCCACGACGCTCCCGGGCACGGCAGGCGCCCCGTGCATTGGCGTACGGGTGATGGATTCGGGTGGGGTGCGGCTGCGCAATCTGGCGGTGACGGCGGGCGCGGGCAGCCCGGGAGTCTCGGCCTCCGACACGCCTCCGGCCGCGGACGGCGGGGCGGGCTTCCCCGGAAACAATGGAGCGACGGGCGGCGCGGGAGGCCAACCCGGCCCGAGTGACTGCAACCCTCCCGGGTTCGGACGGGGAGGAAATGGAGAAACCAACGAGAGCCGCTCGGCACCCGGACAGGCCGGCGCACCGGGCGTGGATGGCGGGACCGCTGGCGAATACGGCTGTGGCGGCGGCAGCGTTTGTGGACTGGGACTACCGGGCGGGCCGGGACAGAACGGCCTGAATGGTGACGCCGGAACCCCCGGCATCGAGGGCGATGGCGTGGGGTTCGTGACACAGGGCCTGTGGAGCGCGAGTGTCGGCGAGGTGGGCAGGCCGGGTACGGCGGGAACCCTGGGCGGCGGCGGGGGCGGCGGCGCGGCGGCACTGAGCGGCGTCCCATTGAACGGCGGGGGTGGAGGTGGCGGCGGGGGCGGCGGCTGTGGAGGACAGGGGGGCCAGGGAGGCCAGGGAGGAGGCGCCTCCATCGCCCTGCTGCTCATCAACGGGCAGGTCTCCGTGGAACACTGTGCCCTGCGCACGGCGGGTGGAGGCAAGGGCGGAGTGGGCGCGCAGGGAGCCGAGGGCGGCGCGGGTGGACCCGGCGGCCTGAATGGAACCGGCGAGACCCTGGGCGGTGGGAGGGCCGGAGATGGCGGCAAGGGGGGAGAGGGAGGAAAGGGCGGCCGGGGCGGCAATGGTGGCAGTGGCGGAGGCGGGCCGTCCGTGGGCGTGTGGTGCCAGGACTCGTCCGTCAGCGCCCAGGACACCACCTTCATCCTGGGGGACGGGGGCGTGCCGGGCGCGCCCTCGGGCAACCCGGGGGTGCGCAAGGACTACCATCAGTGTCCGGGCCTCCCATGA